A genomic window from Streptomyces sp. 846.5 includes:
- a CDS encoding TetR/AcrR family transcriptional regulator has protein sequence MAASGTNESVETDGGDGPTGRAPKARQPWERSRHPTEVRRRLVVEAARRVLAVKGLAATGIRDIAAASGVSSGTISYHFRGIDEIFTDVLKLEAELFYEPVAELSLAAPTAREGLAVLIDKYLSSDPETLTHWKLWLDYWAAAVHDTRFTGWHTEQYTLWRDVVERVIRRGIDSGEFAPRDAAGAAVEFTALLDGLVMQTFFTGAHLTPAEARRRLSAYVDERIGRA, from the coding sequence GTGGCGGCGTCAGGCACCAACGAAAGCGTCGAGACGGACGGCGGGGACGGTCCCACCGGCCGCGCCCCCAAGGCACGGCAGCCGTGGGAACGGTCCCGCCACCCCACCGAGGTGCGCCGCAGACTGGTGGTCGAGGCGGCTCGCAGGGTCCTGGCCGTCAAGGGCCTGGCCGCGACCGGCATCCGGGACATCGCCGCCGCCAGCGGAGTGTCCAGCGGCACCATCAGTTACCACTTCCGCGGCATCGACGAGATCTTCACGGACGTGCTGAAGCTGGAGGCCGAGCTCTTCTACGAGCCGGTCGCCGAGCTGAGCCTCGCCGCCCCGACCGCTCGGGAGGGCCTGGCGGTGCTCATCGACAAGTACCTCTCCTCGGACCCGGAGACGCTGACGCACTGGAAGCTCTGGCTGGACTACTGGGCGGCCGCCGTGCACGACACCCGGTTCACCGGCTGGCACACCGAGCAGTACACGCTCTGGCGGGACGTCGTCGAGCGCGTCATCCGTCGCGGCATCGACAGCGGCGAGTTCGCCCCGCGCGACGCGGCGGGAGCCGCCGTGGAGTTCACCGCACTGCTGGACGGCCTGGTGATGCAGACGTTCTTCACCGGCGCGCACCTGACCCCCGCCGAGGCCCGGCGCCGGCTGTCGGCGTACGTCGACGAGCGCATCGGCCGCGCCTGA
- a CDS encoding hybrid-cluster NAD(P)-dependent oxidoreductase, translating to MITESSAPAWSDGPLVCRQVHDLTPDVRTFLLAPTEPRLFRHDPGQFLTLTLDIDGSPVERCYTISSPPTRPQLAAITVKRTPGGLVSNWLHDHLTPGTMLRARGPLGLFSLARHPAQKYLLLSAGSGVTPMMSMTRTLYDLAHPADVVFVHSARSPDDIIFRRELDLIAATAPGIRVAHVGGDSGRLNPATLRQFAPDLHQREVFSCGPAGFMDAVRSMLADEGFDLARLHEESFSFDQPLAGAATARAGGAFKVEFTRSRRTVECDADTPVLAAASRAGLSLPASCAQGMCGTCKTTLLAGSVEMRHNGGIRPREIERNKILLCCAKPLEDLVIEA from the coding sequence ATGATCACCGAATCCTCCGCCCCTGCCTGGAGCGACGGCCCACTGGTGTGCCGGCAGGTCCACGACCTCACCCCGGACGTCCGCACCTTCCTGCTCGCCCCCACTGAACCCCGGCTGTTCCGGCACGACCCCGGCCAGTTCCTGACCCTCACCCTCGACATCGACGGCAGCCCCGTCGAGCGCTGCTACACCATCTCCTCCCCGCCGACCCGTCCCCAGCTCGCCGCCATCACCGTGAAGCGGACCCCGGGCGGTCTGGTCTCCAACTGGCTCCACGACCATCTGACCCCGGGCACGATGCTGCGGGCCCGGGGCCCGCTGGGCCTGTTCTCGCTGGCCCGGCACCCGGCGCAGAAGTACCTGCTGCTCTCGGCGGGCAGCGGCGTGACGCCGATGATGTCCATGACCAGGACCCTGTACGACCTGGCGCACCCCGCCGACGTGGTGTTCGTCCACAGCGCCCGCTCGCCGGACGACATCATCTTCCGCCGGGAACTGGACCTCATCGCCGCCACCGCCCCCGGCATCCGGGTCGCCCATGTCGGCGGCGACAGCGGCCGGCTGAACCCGGCGACGCTCCGTCAGTTCGCTCCCGACCTCCACCAACGCGAGGTCTTCAGCTGCGGGCCCGCAGGCTTCATGGATGCGGTGCGGTCCATGCTCGCGGACGAGGGCTTCGACCTGGCACGACTCCACGAGGAGAGCTTCAGCTTTGATCAGCCCCTTGCCGGGGCGGCGACGGCCAGGGCCGGCGGCGCGTTCAAGGTCGAGTTCACCCGCAGCAGGCGAACCGTCGAGTGCGACGCCGACACCCCCGTCCTCGCCGCTGCCTCCCGGGCCGGCCTCAGCCTGCCCGCCTCCTGCGCCCAGGGCATGTGCGGCACCTGCAAGACCACCCTGCTGGCCGGGTCGGTCGAGATGCGGCACAACGGCGGCATCCGGCCGCGCGAGATCGAACGGAACAAGATCCTGCTCTGCTGCGCCAAGCCGCTGGAGGATTTGGTGATCGAAGCATGA
- a CDS encoding aromatic ring-hydroxylating dioxygenase subunit alpha, with amino-acid sequence MNARTPAADLGGLVARRTAGQSLEAPFYVGEDFFGLDVEAVFARHWLFVAAEAELPEPGDYVTVNVGPYSVIVVRDDDEAVQAFHNVCRHRGARILNEERGSVGNIVCGYHRWTYGVDGKLLHAESQAPGFDPSCFGLRSVHVRSVAGLVFICLAEEPPADFDEVAARIARYIEPHNLRQAKVATQIDLVENGNWKLTMENNRECYHCGGHPELQCSLFPIYGYAEEDIPPVLRPAYERYLKADDEARGTYESLGLPYEAIEELDTRTTGFRIQREPLDLAGESFTEDGTAACRRLLADFPTGRLGRLSLHMQPNAWFHFMADHAITFSVIPLAADRTLVRTTWLVHPDAVEGVDYDLDTLTRVWTATNDQDAVFVARAQQGVTSPAYLPGPYSPTEYQVEAFVNWYVTRLRAHLEQ; translated from the coding sequence GTGAACGCCCGTACCCCTGCGGCCGACCTGGGCGGCCTGGTGGCCCGCCGGACCGCCGGACAGAGCCTGGAAGCCCCGTTCTACGTCGGCGAGGACTTCTTCGGCCTGGACGTCGAGGCGGTCTTCGCCCGGCACTGGCTCTTCGTCGCCGCCGAGGCCGAACTCCCGGAGCCCGGCGACTACGTCACGGTCAACGTCGGCCCGTACTCGGTCATCGTGGTCCGCGACGACGACGAGGCCGTCCAGGCCTTCCACAACGTCTGCCGCCATCGTGGCGCGCGCATCCTCAACGAGGAGCGCGGCTCGGTCGGCAACATCGTCTGCGGCTACCACCGCTGGACCTACGGTGTGGACGGGAAGTTGCTGCACGCCGAGTCGCAGGCGCCCGGGTTCGACCCGTCCTGCTTCGGGCTGAGGTCGGTGCATGTGCGCAGCGTCGCCGGTCTGGTCTTCATCTGCCTGGCCGAGGAGCCGCCCGCCGACTTCGACGAGGTCGCCGCCCGGATCGCGCGGTACATCGAGCCGCACAACCTGCGGCAGGCGAAGGTCGCGACGCAGATCGACCTGGTCGAGAACGGCAACTGGAAGCTCACCATGGAGAACAACCGGGAGTGCTACCACTGCGGCGGCCATCCCGAACTCCAGTGCTCGCTGTTCCCCATCTACGGCTACGCGGAGGAGGACATCCCGCCGGTGCTGCGACCGGCCTACGAGCGCTACCTGAAGGCCGACGACGAGGCCCGCGGGACGTACGAGTCGCTCGGCCTGCCGTACGAGGCCATCGAGGAGTTGGACACCCGGACGACGGGCTTCCGCATCCAGCGCGAACCCCTGGACCTCGCCGGGGAGTCCTTCACCGAGGACGGCACGGCCGCGTGCAGGCGGCTGCTGGCGGACTTCCCGACCGGCCGTCTGGGCCGGCTCTCGCTGCACATGCAGCCCAACGCCTGGTTCCACTTCATGGCCGACCACGCGATCACCTTCTCGGTGATCCCGCTCGCCGCGGACCGGACGCTGGTGCGCACCACCTGGCTGGTGCATCCCGACGCCGTCGAAGGGGTCGACTACGACCTCGACACGCTGACCCGGGTCTGGACGGCCACCAACGACCAGGACGCGGTCTTCGTCGCCCGCGCCCAGCAGGGCGTCACCAGCCCCGCCTATCTGCCCGGCCCCTACAGCCCGACCGAGTACCAGGTCGAGGCCTTCGTCAACTGGTACGTCACCCGGCTGAGAGCACACCTGGAACAATGA
- a CDS encoding NADH:flavin oxidoreductase, with protein sequence MPSHVLDPLLQPFQLKHLTLRNRVVSTSHEPAFGEDGLPKDRYRAYHSEKARGGVGLTMIGGSAVVSPDSPPSFGNLLLYRDDIVPWLRRLADEVHDAGAAVMCQVTHLGRRTSNYTGDWLPVLSASPLREPAHRAFPKAAEAWDLDRVVADYAAAALRCQAGGLDGIELQSYGHFLDSFLSPSTNHRDDELGGSLEHRMVFPSRVIRAVREAVGPDFIVGIRMMLDENRPGGLTFDDALAAAERFTDDGIDFVSTIRGSIESDASLARAIPSIGSPLGPFLEFTGEIRRRLRIPVMHAARIADPATARYALREGLLDLVGMTRAQIADPHLVAKIAAGQEDRIRPCVGASYCLDAIYDSGDTKCVHNPATGRELQLPHTLTRTIGRRRKAVVVGAGPAGLEAARVLGERGHEVVLFEASDVPGGQIRLAASNPRRRDLLGIVDWRVSECKHHGVDLRFGSYAEAREVLAEHPDLVVVATGGVPNTTFLQAGSDLVADTWDVLTGSLHPRGEVLVFDDHGGYPALDAVEVLAPTGTRIHYVTPERTLAPDVGSMNAPAYLKAFTEHGVTTTLAQRLRSVRRTGDGRLAATLYSEYAQTASERVVDHVVVEHGTLPNDELYTELLPGSRNLGEVDHRALLAHQQQTVVRNEAGRYQLFRIGDAVTSRNIHAAVYDALRLCLPV encoded by the coding sequence GTGCCCTCACACGTCCTGGATCCCCTGCTCCAGCCCTTCCAGTTGAAGCACCTCACCCTTCGCAACCGGGTGGTCAGCACGTCGCACGAACCGGCCTTCGGCGAGGACGGCCTGCCCAAGGACCGCTACCGGGCCTACCACTCGGAGAAGGCCCGTGGCGGCGTCGGTCTGACCATGATCGGCGGCTCTGCCGTCGTCTCCCCGGACAGCCCGCCGTCGTTCGGCAACCTGCTGCTCTACCGGGACGACATCGTGCCCTGGCTGCGCCGGCTCGCCGACGAGGTGCACGACGCCGGGGCCGCAGTCATGTGCCAGGTCACCCACCTCGGCCGCCGCACCAGCAACTACACCGGCGACTGGCTGCCGGTGCTCTCCGCCTCGCCGCTGCGCGAGCCGGCGCACCGCGCCTTCCCCAAGGCCGCCGAGGCCTGGGACCTGGACCGCGTGGTGGCCGACTACGCCGCCGCCGCGCTCCGCTGCCAAGCCGGCGGCCTCGACGGGATCGAACTCCAGTCGTACGGCCACTTCCTGGACAGTTTCCTGTCCCCGTCGACCAACCACCGCGACGACGAACTCGGCGGCAGCCTGGAGCACCGGATGGTGTTCCCGAGCCGGGTGATCCGCGCCGTCCGGGAGGCGGTCGGCCCTGACTTCATCGTCGGCATCCGGATGATGCTGGACGAGAACCGCCCCGGCGGGCTCACCTTCGACGACGCCCTGGCGGCGGCGGAGCGCTTCACCGACGACGGCATCGACTTCGTGAGCACCATCCGGGGCTCCATCGAGAGCGACGCCTCGCTCGCGCGGGCGATCCCGTCCATCGGCAGCCCGTTGGGGCCGTTCCTGGAGTTCACCGGCGAGATCCGGCGGAGGCTGCGCATCCCGGTGATGCACGCGGCCCGGATCGCCGACCCCGCCACCGCGCGGTACGCGCTGCGCGAGGGCCTGCTCGACCTGGTGGGGATGACCCGGGCCCAGATCGCCGACCCGCACCTGGTCGCCAAGATCGCCGCCGGTCAGGAGGACCGCATCCGCCCCTGCGTCGGGGCGAGTTACTGCCTGGACGCGATCTACGACTCCGGGGACACCAAGTGCGTCCACAACCCGGCCACCGGCCGGGAGCTCCAACTGCCGCACACGCTCACGCGCACGATCGGCCGGCGGAGGAAGGCCGTGGTCGTCGGCGCCGGCCCGGCCGGTCTGGAGGCCGCCCGGGTGCTGGGCGAACGCGGCCACGAGGTGGTGCTGTTCGAGGCGAGTGACGTCCCGGGGGGCCAGATCCGGCTCGCCGCGTCCAACCCCCGCCGCCGTGACCTGCTGGGCATCGTCGACTGGCGGGTCTCCGAGTGCAAGCACCACGGCGTCGACCTCCGCTTCGGGTCCTACGCCGAGGCCCGCGAGGTGCTCGCCGAACACCCCGACCTGGTCGTCGTCGCCACCGGCGGAGTGCCCAACACGACCTTCCTCCAAGCGGGTTCGGACCTGGTCGCCGACACCTGGGACGTGCTGACCGGCTCGCTGCACCCCCGCGGCGAGGTCCTGGTCTTCGACGACCACGGCGGCTACCCGGCGCTGGACGCCGTGGAGGTCCTGGCCCCGACCGGGACCCGCATCCACTATGTGACGCCCGAACGCACCCTGGCGCCCGACGTCGGCAGCATGAACGCGCCGGCCTATCTGAAGGCCTTCACCGAACACGGCGTGACCACCACCCTTGCCCAACGGCTGCGCTCCGTGCGCCGCACCGGGGACGGGCGGCTGGCCGCGACGCTGTACAGCGAGTACGCGCAGACCGCGAGCGAACGCGTCGTCGACCATGTCGTCGTCGAGCACGGGACCCTGCCCAACGACGAGCTGTACACCGAACTGCTGCCCGGATCACGCAACTTGGGCGAGGTCGACCACCGCGCCCTGCTGGCGCACCAGCAGCAGACCGTGGTCCGCAACGAGGCCGGCCGCTACCAGCTGTTCCGCATCGGCGACGCCGTGACCAGCCGCAACATCCACGCAGCCGTCTACGACGCGCTGCGGCTGTGCCTGCCGGTATGA
- a CDS encoding IclR family transcriptional regulator — MTSSGRARDTSVQSVDRAVSILQVLAGQGPSGVTEIAEGLGIHKATVFRLLATLESRGLVEQDSERGRYRIGYSVVELAAGATRRSDLSLLSRPVCQELATAAGETVNIAIHDGPEVISIDQVIGGAAITSIDWVGKRTPMHATAAGKVFLAYMPREQADGILAQGLRRYTPHTIVDPARLEEQLEFVRKREYATTSEEHEIGLAAIAAPIRSLDGQVIAAVTLSGPTFRVNDRTVAELAEQVVEAGAKISWRKGYVKRG, encoded by the coding sequence ATGACCAGCAGCGGCCGGGCGCGTGACACTTCGGTACAGTCCGTGGACCGCGCGGTGTCGATCCTTCAAGTGCTGGCCGGGCAGGGGCCTTCCGGGGTCACCGAGATCGCCGAGGGGCTGGGGATCCACAAGGCGACGGTGTTCCGGCTGCTCGCCACCTTGGAGTCGCGGGGGCTGGTGGAGCAGGACTCCGAGCGTGGGCGTTACCGGATCGGCTACTCCGTGGTCGAGCTCGCCGCCGGGGCGACCAGGAGGAGTGATCTGTCGCTGCTGAGCCGTCCGGTCTGTCAGGAGCTGGCGACGGCCGCGGGGGAGACGGTCAACATTGCGATCCACGACGGGCCGGAAGTGATCAGCATCGATCAGGTGATCGGCGGCGCGGCCATCACCAGCATCGACTGGGTCGGCAAGCGCACTCCGATGCACGCCACCGCCGCCGGCAAGGTCTTCCTGGCGTACATGCCCAGGGAGCAGGCCGACGGGATCCTGGCGCAGGGGCTGCGGAGGTACACCCCGCACACGATCGTGGACCCGGCGCGGCTTGAGGAGCAGCTGGAGTTTGTCCGCAAGCGCGAGTACGCCACCACCAGTGAGGAGCACGAGATCGGGCTGGCCGCCATCGCCGCTCCGATCCGCTCCCTGGACGGGCAGGTGATCGCTGCGGTGACGCTCTCCGGGCCGACGTTCCGGGTCAATGACCGCACCGTCGCCGAGCTTGCCGAGCAGGTCGTCGAGGCGGGCGCCAAGATCTCCTGGCGCAAGGGCTACGTCAAGCGGGGCTGA
- a CDS encoding NADP-dependent isocitrate dehydrogenase, with translation MTDSTIIYTHTDEAPALATYSFLPVVQAYASTAGVKVETRDISLAGRIIASFPERLAEGQRISDALAELGLLAKTPGANIIKLPNISASVPQLKAAVAELQSQGYALPDYPDDPQTDEDRDVRARYDKVKGSAVNPVLREGNSDRRAPASVKNYAKAHPHRMGAWSSESKTNVAHMVADDFRSTEKSAVIAEDGSLRIELVGADGSTKVLRESVPVLAGEVVDASVMHVDALRTFFAAQVARAKAEGVLFSVHLKATMMKVSDPIIFGHVVRAFFPKTFAQYGAVLAAAGLSPNDGLGGILKGLDSLPEGAAIKASFDAELAEGPALAMVDSDKGITNLHVPSDVIVDASMPAMIRTSGHMWGPDGKEGDTLAVIPDSSYAGVYQVVIDDCRAHGAFDPSTMGSVPNVGLMAQAAEEYGSHDKTFEIPAEGTVRVVDTAGNTVLEQPVGAGDIFRMCQTKDVPIRDWVKLAVTRARATGSPAVFWLDEGRAHDANLIAKVKAYLPEHDTDGLQIEILTPEQATAFSLERIRRGEDTISVTGNVLRDYLTDLFPILELGTSAKMLSVVPLINGGGLFETGAGGSAPKHVQQLLKENYLRWDSLGEFFALAASFEHLAQSTDNARAQVLADTLDRATGTFLEQDKSPSRRLGGIDNRGSHFYLALYWAQELAAQTEDAELAEAFAALAKTLAEQEQAIVAELIAVQGSPVEIGGYYQPDAAKASAVMRPSATLNEALATLG, from the coding sequence GTGACTGACTCGACCATCATCTATACGCACACTGACGAGGCCCCGGCCCTGGCGACGTACTCGTTCCTGCCGGTGGTCCAGGCGTACGCCTCGACGGCGGGCGTCAAGGTGGAGACGCGCGACATCTCCCTGGCCGGGCGCATCATCGCCAGCTTCCCCGAGCGTCTGGCGGAGGGGCAGCGGATCTCCGACGCCCTCGCCGAGCTGGGCCTGCTCGCCAAGACGCCCGGCGCCAACATCATCAAGCTGCCGAACATCTCGGCCTCCGTGCCGCAGCTCAAGGCGGCCGTCGCCGAGCTGCAGAGCCAGGGCTACGCCCTCCCGGACTACCCGGACGACCCGCAGACGGACGAGGACCGCGACGTCCGCGCCCGCTACGACAAGGTCAAGGGCAGCGCCGTCAACCCGGTGCTGCGCGAGGGCAACTCCGACCGCCGCGCCCCCGCCTCGGTGAAGAACTACGCCAAGGCCCACCCGCACCGCATGGGCGCCTGGAGCTCCGAGTCGAAGACCAATGTCGCGCACATGGTCGCCGACGACTTCCGCTCCACCGAGAAGTCCGCGGTGATCGCCGAGGACGGCAGCCTGCGCATTGAGCTGGTCGGCGCCGACGGCTCCACCAAGGTGCTGCGCGAGTCGGTGCCGGTGCTGGCCGGCGAGGTCGTGGACGCGTCGGTCATGCACGTGGACGCGCTGCGCACCTTCTTCGCCGCCCAGGTCGCCCGGGCCAAGGCCGAGGGCGTGCTGTTCTCGGTGCACCTCAAGGCCACCATGATGAAGGTCTCCGACCCGATCATCTTCGGCCATGTGGTGCGCGCCTTCTTCCCGAAGACCTTCGCCCAGTACGGCGCGGTCCTCGCGGCGGCCGGCCTGAGCCCCAACGACGGCCTCGGCGGCATCCTCAAGGGCCTGGACTCGCTGCCCGAGGGCGCGGCCATCAAGGCCTCCTTCGACGCCGAGCTCGCCGAGGGCCCCGCCCTGGCGATGGTCGACTCCGACAAGGGCATCACCAACCTGCACGTCCCCAGCGACGTCATCGTGGACGCCTCCATGCCCGCGATGATCCGCACCTCCGGCCACATGTGGGGCCCGGACGGCAAGGAGGGCGACACCCTCGCCGTCATCCCCGACAGCAGCTACGCGGGCGTCTACCAGGTCGTCATCGACGACTGCCGGGCCCACGGCGCCTTCGACCCGTCGACCATGGGCTCGGTGCCCAACGTCGGCCTGATGGCGCAGGCGGCCGAGGAGTACGGCAGCCACGACAAGACCTTCGAGATCCCCGCCGAGGGCACCGTCCGGGTGGTCGACACCGCCGGGAACACCGTGCTGGAGCAGCCGGTCGGCGCCGGTGACATCTTCCGGATGTGCCAGACCAAGGACGTGCCGATCCGCGACTGGGTCAAGCTGGCCGTCACCCGCGCCCGGGCCACCGGATCCCCCGCGGTGTTCTGGCTGGACGAGGGCCGCGCCCACGACGCCAACCTGATCGCCAAGGTCAAGGCGTACCTGCCGGAGCACGACACCGACGGGCTGCAGATCGAGATCCTCACCCCGGAGCAGGCCACCGCGTTCTCGCTGGAGCGGATCCGCCGCGGCGAGGACACCATCTCGGTCACCGGCAACGTGCTGCGTGACTACCTGACCGACCTGTTCCCCATCCTGGAACTGGGCACCAGCGCCAAGATGCTCTCGGTGGTCCCGCTGATCAACGGCGGCGGCCTGTTCGAAACCGGTGCGGGCGGCTCCGCCCCCAAGCACGTGCAGCAGCTGCTCAAGGAGAACTACCTGCGCTGGGACAGCCTGGGCGAGTTCTTCGCGCTGGCGGCCAGCTTCGAGCACCTGGCCCAGAGCACGGACAACGCGCGAGCCCAGGTCCTCGCCGACACCCTGGACCGGGCCACCGGCACCTTCCTGGAGCAGGACAAGTCGCCGAGCCGCCGCCTCGGTGGCATCGACAACCGCGGCAGCCACTTCTACCTGGCCCTGTACTGGGCCCAGGAGCTGGCCGCGCAGACCGAGGACGCGGAGCTGGCCGAGGCCTTCGCCGCGCTGGCCAAGACGCTGGCCGAGCAGGAGCAGGCCATCGTCGCCGAGCTGATCGCGGTGCAGGGCTCGCCGGTGGAGATCGGCGGCTACTACCAGCCCGACGCCGCCAAGGCCTCGGCCGTGATGCGCCCGTCGGCCACCCTCAACGAGGCCCTGGCCACCCTCGGCTGA
- a CDS encoding MarR family winged helix-turn-helix transcriptional regulator has protein sequence MEESSRAEAERRCPDAADLALLEQWNALQSGFRRLTEQMLADVDEKVGIAPSSFQVLWFLLTSPSQSAPMNRLAATLGFTTAGTTKVADRLSEAGLIERRPSPTDRRVVFAALTEPGVEVAMKAALSLAASLRERVIAPLGAEQFAALSEKFGVLDPDGGSGCC, from the coding sequence GTGGAGGAGTCCTCGCGCGCGGAGGCCGAGCGCCGCTGTCCGGACGCGGCCGATCTGGCCCTGTTGGAGCAGTGGAACGCCCTGCAGTCGGGTTTCCGCCGGCTCACCGAACAGATGCTGGCGGATGTGGACGAGAAGGTCGGGATCGCGCCGTCGTCCTTCCAGGTGCTCTGGTTCCTGCTGACCTCGCCGTCGCAGTCGGCGCCGATGAACCGGCTGGCCGCCACCCTCGGCTTCACCACCGCCGGCACCACCAAGGTGGCCGACCGGCTCAGCGAGGCCGGCCTGATCGAACGCCGCCCCTCGCCGACCGACCGCAGGGTGGTCTTCGCCGCGCTCACCGAACCGGGCGTGGAGGTGGCCATGAAGGCGGCCCTCAGCCTGGCCGCGTCGCTGCGGGAGCGCGTGATCGCGCCGCTGGGCGCGGAACAGTTCGCCGCCCTGAGCGAGAAGTTCGGCGTGCTGGACCCGGACGGCGGCTCCGGCTGCTGCTGA